A segment of the Coffea arabica cultivar ET-39 chromosome 8c, Coffea Arabica ET-39 HiFi, whole genome shotgun sequence genome:
AAAGCATAttcattgaaaaattaaaaccaaCGTTGAGCTCTGAAGTTTTCATTTAGCACTCAGATTTTAGCTATGAATAGCTATCGTTCAAGTTTGAACGGCAACCGAATTAAAATCTGATCAATGATTTGTTGAATCAGAAGCAAAATTGAATTCGGAGAATCAAATTCGAGGCCAGGAATCTTGGTTAAATGTTTCGATTTAGATTCGTAATGAATTAGAACTAAAGCTAAAATTGGCCATTTTGGTTGAGTTCGAACAgtcatttttatttaatatttaactaataatattaattatactgtGTATATAATCTGAATGTCTCATATTTAATTTCAACTCTCCATGCAACTCAAAAATTTGCTGTTATCGAGGCTAAATTTATGGTTTTCTTTGGAGAAGGGATTTGAGATTGTTACGGTTTCactgttaattaaattattatgGTAAATCAGTCCAATTATTAGGAGAGGATTGTTAAGTGTCAAATTTAAGATTCAAATCCTACCGCTATTGatagaggtggaggaaaaagggTGCGCCAAAGCAAAGGGTACGAGGGTTAAAAATGATAATAGTACACTAAAATTACTGTGGTAACTTTTTTGTAAGGTGGTTTGGCTGCAGAAGAAAGAGTCACGTGATTGCAGGCAGAGTCCGCGTCAGGTGTCAGTGTGTATACGGCTGCAATGCAAATGCAGGCACGAATGTGCAGTGAGTAGCAATAGAAAGCCTTCAATGgatcatttatttattaattttaggccattcaaaaatacatttcttttttttttttttttccgtcaaTCGTCAACCCTACTTCTGTTCTTACTGTATCTAAAGGGAGATTCAATTAATTGGACACATAAGGGGACTGACTTCTACTCCTATTCTATTTAGGGAGAAGTCTAACTGGACCTATGAAAGATCGATGGGAACAGAATTATTACCGGACCCGACGGTTGAAAAATACATCTCTCAGTTCAGTACTCCTTTTTTCAGGAATTTGGTAGTGCCTTGAGGTGTAGGGTAATTTACATATAGTAGCCTAAAAAGGACGCAATTATTTATTGAGGCCCCTTCCTTCCATTCAATAATGGTCAGCCTCGTTTTCTAATGCCAAAATTAACCATCCACATGTGCGGTATTCTGGTAGAATGTTAATGTTGAGTGTCTAGTTTGGGatacccctctttctttttttacagCGAAACTCCTCGAGTCACTTAATTCAAacctaaataaaataaagtagctGCCGCTTTACTTTCATTATGCGCCGAGCCCCAGAAAAGCAAGCAACAATTAGTAGTGCCATATATAGCTCTATAGCTTATAGTTTGGCTGGCTAATATTTTATTAGTAGTGTGTTGTTATTTTTGTACTGTGGAATGGATGAGATGGATATACATTTAATTATTAGGACGGAAACGGCGATGGATTATCTATCCATTTCCATTCCATTTTGGGATGGGCTTGTggaccctttttctttttattttctttaccaTCTTGGGATAGACAATTCTTTACCGCGGGTCATTCAAGCCCACCGTCTTTCACTTGGAACCTATCAGCCGATTTATCATTCTCCccatattttcttttcttgttatttatagaaacaaaaaatgtaaaGGAAAGGGCTTAAGATTCATCAGATTGCAGGAATCATATTCAACTTAACTGATGTCTCTGCCAAGTCCCTCCTCCGGTTTGGCTCCGAAGAGAAGAGATGGTCAAGCTTTGGGCTACCCTATGCCATGAACACGAAAACTTAAGCCTGTTTGACTCGAGCCGAAAAGAAAAATGTTCTAAAGGAATGGATTTTGGACCCATTTCACAAATTCGAAAGGCGTCACATTGTCTTGTTATCTTTATTTTATGGATCATTCTTTATCAAAGTTTAATCATCACGCAGAAATAGTTGAATTCTTTTTGGGCACTATAGTAGCAATCCATCATCCTAAAGCCACTTTAGCTCAGCCTCCAATTTGCCTAATGAGTGGTGACATTGAAGCTCAATTTCCAACGCTCCAACAAACATTCtgctccctttttttttttttttaaagaattacCTATTGTTATGCTCctgctccaaaaaaaaaaaaaaaaaaaaaaaaagaaagtacctCTAGCACCACTACTAGGTTACTAACAACAAACTTTACAACTCAAGGTATTACCATGTTTCCGTCCGACCTCCACaatcatcatggccatcttatTTAGTACTCCTATAAAAATACAATCATGGTGGAGATCCCGGAATTTGGAGCTTTCCCCTCCTTGTTCCtttcatcatttcttttctttctcccttTGTTCTTTCTCTGTTTTGGTCAACCATCCAAAAAGTTAAGAGCATTTCATTCCGCCCTTTTTGATGTGCTGTCATTTCATCAAAATATTTGCGAGcccatttggattgctattttatgaaatttttacTAAAATAAATTATActgtaataataatttgatgtacagaaaataaaaagatgattgaaaattatgtttaaagaaaatataaataattttgGATGAACGATAACAATCCGAATTAACAAGGTCCAAGTTTCTAAAACATTTTATGTTACTCTTCGCGTGATGATTTTCTCTGGAACTTGAAATTACAACCAAACTagcttagaaattttttttttttttaaaaaagactTAATTTAAGACACATGGAGTAGTGTAGATTGTTTCTCCTCCTCTTTTGTTTCCACCCGCCCCCACCTTCCTTACCGTCCAAACATTACATGGCCTCGCTTCAGGCCCTACTCACCGTTTAAATAAAGTGTTTGCACAGTTTTTAtcccaacccaaaaaaaaaaaaaaaaaaattagctttCATTTGTAGGAACAAGCTTAAACCATTGCCCCTCAGGATTTTCAGCACAATTGGGAACGTCATTGGAATTCTCGTCCAAGCACAGACACTTCCTAGTGACAACCACCGAGTCGGAAGAGTTCATCTCCAAGCACAAATATCCACCTTGGGCAGCAATGTGAAGCTGCGAGCTTGAAACCAGTTTCCACAATGTCGTTTGGTTCCCACAATCACTTGAAACAGTTGCCGGCTGACCATCACCAACAGCCCTTAAACACCCAAATGTCCCCTCGGCCTCCGCCTCCAGTTGAATTGAACTCCCAGCTTCCTGTTGTTTCCAGCGACCTGGACTTTGGCAATCACTACCCCGGACGCTACCGTTATTTCCAATCTGGGCACATAGGCCACTCTGGGGATGATAAAGCTTGGAATGTGTTGTGTTATTTGACTTTGGATCTGCATGGCATAGAAACAAATTCACTATACTATactatactatatatatattaaaaagcATTTAGCATCATTAAGAAAATGaacatttattttgtttccAGCGTCATCTAGCacaaatttgaaagaaatgcatatatttttttttcatgcgGAAAatcctgtaaaaaaaaaaaaaaactagtttgGTGATCATAATTCATACCCCAAATAATCTGTTTTACAAGCTGCAGCCTGCGCGAAAGAGTTGAGTTCCTGATGTGATCCCAGTTGACATCAAACATCCCATACACTTCCTCCAACTCAACCACGCCTTGCCTAAGTATATAGCTTCCCTGCAATGTCCACAACGCCCAATCCAAATCGTGCTCGGCTACAAATGCCAACAAGCAACTCAAATACCTGTTATCTGCCTCATTCCCACCTCTTTGATCGGCTCCAAATTCACTCAAAAACAGAGGAACAGGTTTACTGCTGCTGACAACAAAAGCAGAATGATCCGCAAAACGTTGGCTCCTTTGTGCACATATCTGATTGGTTTGAGACAACCAGATTTGCCATGGAGTGTCAAATGCATACCAATGCGCCTCGTACACCAGCTTGTTTGTGAAATTCAGTACTAGTGGCTTTTCCTTTACAAAACTAAGGTCAGTCTCGTACCCTAGACCTGAAACTATGATAAGCAAAGATGGATTTTCTCCATGAATGGCTGCTGCTCCTTGCGGGATGTACTCGTACCAATCATTTGTGTTCTGGCGTGGACCTCGTAGCTCATTCCTCATGCTCATGGCTACAACCTGTCGTAGATCAATATGATTAGCAGATTAGTAGATCAATAAGCTCAGTAGATTTCCTCCCAAAGTTTAATAATTACTACAGTAACCAGACCGCGTTCAAGGATTTATATCATATGTTACTTACATTAGGAGCATCCTTGTACAGGTTTGCAACTGCAGCAAGGCCTTGTAACCATTCCTTGGGATCAAAGAATTCATCTCCAAAGAAGCCATTTCCATCATCTCCACCACAGCACCATTGAGGTTTACTGACATGATTATCCAATATTACCATGATGTTCTTTCTCCCAAGCTCGTAGACAACAGCCTTTTGGACCTCAACAACGGTGGCGTCCAGCAATTGAGGATTATTCATTGCAATGCCTGCGACGGATCCATCGAGGCTCAACTGATTAAGGGACTCCCTGACCGTGAGGTTTCCGTAGTTTTCTCTGGTGAACATGAAAGTAGCCCACGTTAGCCGTACGCAGTTGAATCCCATCAAAGCTACATTGTCAACAATGTAGGGCAATGGCTTCTTCTGCAGCCCCTCTACTACCAAGGGCTCTAAATGGCCTACCCAGTTGACACAAGTTAGCTTCACTCTGCTCCCAGTTTTATCATCAAGTATCCATCTTGAACTTGTTGAAAGAGGCAACGATTTGCTGAGTTTTGcaaatgaaaaaagaagaatCCATAGTAAGAATGTATGAAAATGAGAGGAGTTTTTCTTGGCCATTTTAATTGATGCAGAATGAACAAGACTACTACTACGACTTCAAATCTTCAATTCTAGTTTCAAGTAGTTAGTAGTACTATAATTTTGAATGTGGCAGGGGACGTACTCTTACACTCTCCCATGGGCAATTAATTACTGCGCAACGACCTGTCAGGCTCTGATTAAACTCATTAAAGGAGGATGATATGCGCGATAGATAGATGATAGTTGTTTCCCATGATCCCATCCAAGTCCAACACAGCTTTCAAGTTCCAAAATTGATGAAGACAGAGTAAATCATCCCAAATTTcattctttccaaaatgaacGAGACCATCCACCCCATCAcacacattattatttttttcataatCCTTATCAAAGGCAGAATGCCACCAGTACAAAGGGGCCACTTCGGATTGTGTTCACCAATTATTGGGTAATTTTGGGATGCTTAATGCTATGTTATCTACCAATTAGGAGTACTTtcttaattttcatttctttttgcgTATTCGTCAGCAGCGGTACAGGTAAGGACCTTGATCGCCGACCACGTTGCCGGATATCTTCTGAAGCATGTTCTTCGTTCATTGTAATTTTCATATCCGGGaaattatatgaaaaaaaaaatggaatcaTAAACTAACTATCTAGGCCTTAGCTTTGGATGCTACAAATACAGTAGTATTTCAGTACATGTTGCCGGTGAATAAGAAACTAAATATAGTGATCTCTAAATTAAGTACATGCATGGCTACAACTTCTAAAAGTGAACCAACaaggaaaaaataatttatacctACAGTTTATGACTCTtaccaaaattaaaaataaagataaaaatcaCAAGGATGAAATCATGACAATTTTCGGTTCAGTTTAACGTGGACTAGATGTTTCATTTataatgaatgaacaaaatagTACATGTTTGATTCGTAAGTTCCaccaaaatataagaaaatcaaaGAAACATAGTTGAAAGATTGATTCCTGAATGGACACATTCTAATCGAACTTGACTTAAAACGCAACCAGGAGTTGCACCACTCTGCTGAAATTCATCCTAACATAAGAATCCAATtcctaaaaaagaaattaaccccccaaaaaaaaaaaaaacaaaaaaaatctaatgCTTATTTGATTGAATGAGTTTGAACCATTGGCCCTGGGGATTTTGGAGATCATCTTCCTCAGGAACAATGCACTTGCTGGTTTGAATCCTTTTAGAATAGTATGGGTTGAATTCCAAGCACAAGTCATTGCCGTAATCATCTCTGCTGGCTAACTGGAACTGGGAATTCTGAGCCAGTTCCCAAGCACTTTGCCCAGTCAGGCATTCCCGTGTAAGAGCCACAGGTAATCCATCCCCAGTTGCTGTCAAACACAAGTCGGTTCCCTTCAATCTGATTGGGGTTCCCTCTCCTTCATAGCTCCATTGACTCGCATCCCAGCAATCTGTCGCACGAACCTCATTTTCCGCAACCTTGGCACAGTAACCACTCTGCGGATGGTACaatatcaaataattttttaccTTTGATCTGGGATCTGCATCAGAAATTAAAACGTAAGTTGGTTACCTGCTAAATTTGTACAAGAATTAATTAGTCGGGCCATCTAACAGTATATGATATATCCATTCAAGGAAAGCGTGCCAAGAATATTTTTCATGTAGGAAACAAATATGTACCAATGAGCGTCCGTTGTATAAGTTGCAGCTTGGTGTGAAATTGTGGATTTCTCAGAGGTCCCCAACTGGAATTAAACAGTCCATATGTTTCCTCAGGATCGTGTTTTCCATCCCTAAGGTAGTAGCTTCCTTGCAGAGCCCAGAGGGCCCAATCAAGATCATTCTCTGCTAACCAACTTAtgtaacaagtcaagaaatagTTGTCGGCTGTGTTGTCTCCTATCTGTTCACCACCAAATTCAGTTATAAACAGCGGAGCAGGATGTCTTCCCCTGAACAGAAATCCTACTCTATCCTCTACATCCTGGATCATATTTTTACACATCCAGTTCACCGATTTGGTTAACCATAAAACGTCTTGTCCATCGCTAAATGCGTACTGATGTGCTTCGTAGACCATCTTTTTGCCAATCCCCAATTTCAGGGGCTTTGTTTTGAGAAACCTGAAATCCAGATCATAATTCAGACCTGATACAAGTACTAAGACATTTGGATTTGCCCTGTGGATCGTTTTTGCTCCTTCCTCAACCCAGTGATACCAGAGAGTCTCATTCTGGCGTGGACCGCGGAGCTCATTCCTCAAGCTCATCGCCATGACCTGCACGAGTTGTGACGGTTAAAAATGCTTTATTTCAACGATATATTGAGTCAGCAGTAAAATGTGTAAAGAAAACCCAAAACAAAACATAACTAAGTCTAAGAAACAAAATCGAATAAGGGGTACGAAAAGGGAAGGGGGACAAAGAAAAAACCATACCATGTGCATATCCTTGTATCTTTTAGCTACTGTAGACAAGGCTCGTAACCATTCATGAGGGTCGAAATACGCATCTCCCCAGAATCCATTCCCATCATTGTCATTGCAACACCACATAGGCTTGCTAACTTGGCAATCAAGTATCACCATTACACCATGGGAGGCAACTGACTCGATAACAGCCTTCTGAGCATCCACAAGTGTGAGGCTTGCAAGATGAGGATTATGTCTTTGGATTCCGGCGAGGGCATCCGTCAGGTTCAGATCCTGCAGATGCTGAGCCACTGTTACATGTGCATGGCGGGTGTACATGTAGACGGCCCAGGTGAGACGAATGCAGTTGAATCCCAACAAGGAAATGTGCCTAGAAATGTCATCCAAGGGACTTTTACTTAGCCCTTCTGGCAACATGGAGACGTGCCCTTCCCAGTTGGCGCATACGAGCTTCACTCGATCCCCAGTGGACTCGTCTATGATCCATCTGGATCTGGTAGATAAAGGGACTGCATGAGATGAGACTGCAAAGAAAATGAGCACAGTTGCTACAAGAGTTTGCATGACTAATTAATTTCCCACACTTGGTTTCTTCCGGCTAaaaagtgtttctttttttcccccttcaaTACTCCCAAGCCAAATGCTACTTTTATAGGCGCTATCCAGCTAACTGATAAGATATGATAACCTcatcaaaatgatttttgaagagtttcaaaataacgagaaacaaaagaaaaacagccGCTATtcaatttcagtttcaactttaaaaatttcaatttcaagAAGATTATTATTGACAACAGCAATGATTTTATTGTTAGTTATACAGCCATTATCGTTTATCAACAAACTAATTTTGTTTTATCTATACATATAATGCCCTTCAGGCAACTATGCTTTTAAAAACAAACGAAATCTGGCACACCGAGGAAAGACTATACAACTATTGAACACCAAGGTATGCTACTAGTTCATGAAATGACCATAGAACTAATAAACAGACTTGCTGCGAACGAAGTTACTCGTCATTTGTCTAGTTAGGCATAACTTTACTCGTATAGTAGAGCATGAAAGCGCGATCATGCGAGTTACTTACTGTTTTTGCATTAACGATGTGCAAGTAGACGAGGTTAATGTTCATTAAAATTGTTAACATATGTCTACCTATGAAAATGATCCTGCCTATCACCAATTTTCCTAGATAATGGTCTCGATAAGGAGAACTAAACCCGTTGATAAGGAGAACTAAACCGTTAGAGGCATGATCATTTAAATCATGTAAAGATCGATGGAGAAACTCTAATTGAAGAAGCTTTACTGGatagagattaaaaaaaaaaaaatggcaactGAGGCATGCATGGCTAATTAAAGTAAAAGGGAAATTCACTTAAAATTTCGAAATTCCACTGCACTTGATCTTCCCCATAAGAAATAATGAATAATTTCCCAGATAATGATGTAGATAAGGAGAACTAAACCATTAGAGGTGTAAAGATTGATGGAGCTCTTGATCTTTCCGATGAGAAATAATGAAGAGTTTCCTAGCTAATGAAGTAGTTAGGGAGAACTAAACCGTTAGAGGCATCATCCTTCTAATCATTCTAATCATGTAAAGATTGATGGAGAAAGCTTTACTTGatggaaattaaaaaaaaaaaaaaaattggcaacTAAGGCATGTATCGCTAATTAAAGTCAAAGGGAAATTCACTTAAGTTTTTTGAAATTCTAGTGCACTTGATCTTCCCCATAAGAAATTATGATTACGGCTAAAAAGAAGTACGTAAAAGAATGGCAAAATGATTTGATAACAGAAGAGCGCAAAAGATATACAAAAGCAATAAATTCTACTctagcagttaattagttacttTGATTCCATTTCAATGAACCTCGTGAAGTTCAAAATAGTTATTTATAAGAGCTCATGCCATGGACGTTCCATTTCTTGTTAACCATAATCGATCCTTTCCTTGATTATTGTTTAGGGTGCAATTTTTACAAACCCTAATTGAGATTTAGGTCCGATTGTGGTTAACAAGAAATAGAACGTCCATAGCATGATCCATCTGGTTATTGTGTTGTCATTGATTGTTGCTGTTGGATTATGTGAAAGGAAAAGTTGTAGTTCTCATGGCATGGCACTATATCTTAACCTAATTAATTGTTTCGCTTGGTGCTATATATTCATGCATAGTGCACTGTTCTTGTCGAAAAATGGTGCAAAATAAACTGATAGTTCCATTTCCTGGTAAAATACAATGCAAGTGTTTCCTACATCCTGCATCCATGAGAGCATCCTGGACTGTGGACGGATTGCCCCTTCATGTTGGGTTTTTCACTCGCTAATATCATCTTTGAATCAATTGAAAATGTTGTCGTCTTTCCCATACCATTAGGCAATAAATATTTGCAACAATATACACAGGGCTAGATATGAAGTATCTTGACGACTTGAAGCTTTAGAATCTGAGCTGTTTGAATTTCCAAAGCTCCATCTTAAGTAGGCATTTCACCCCCTTGCTATCTAGCTTTTTGCACATAAGCTATATATCTTTACACGAATGAAGGTAAACCTGTTTCTAAGAGTGAACTCGAAAAACTTGATGGACAATCCCGACAATTTTCTTGAATGGTCTGGTGTTTGAAATTATAGCGagatcttcttttttttttttttttttttttttttttacggaaACGTTAGAAATATTGTTGATATCAAAACAAATTATACAAACTTGAGCAAAGGCTCATATTGAGCTTTACAAGAGTGTCCTTAAACACTGAAGATTCAAGTATTTCTCATCTTGCACTAACTTAGTAGCATAAGAGCTAATCATTCTACTTATCATATTACTTTGAAATTATAGCGAGATCTTTCACTTTGCCAATTTCATGTACATGAGGAGGAGGATGGTTTCTCTTCTCTCAATAAACACCATTTTTCTGCAATTTCTTTGCAATTACTTAAACATGTACAGCTCTCAAGAATTTTACAAACAAGCTTGTTCTGCTGATTTACTTTGTATTTTTTCTTTGGTACAGAAATTTACGTGCAGTCTGTTCTATTCTCCCGCAACTCTACTTCGGCTTTATAACTAAATCTATCCTATTTTACAGGGAAGGGACTTAAAAGACGCTGATTAGAGAACTAGCAAGTATATTTAGGATAAGATTCCAGCTCTCCCGCAACTTTATGTAGGAACTCGCTGAACTGTGGAGAACATCCAGAAGGGAAATCATGCTGCACTGTCGTTTATTTTATAACTTGTTACCTCAACCTTCCCGTAGGTGTTCATCTTTGTAGGTGCTGGCCCATTTGCTCGAATTGATAGCGCAAGAACTCCATCCAGCATAAGAAGCAGAAGAAAATGATTAAATATCTGAATATTTATGTTATATACTTATGGTAGCTttgttttttccctttcttggtTAGTAGATACTGGTAGTTAGGTATGCCAATGGATCGAATTTTATCCAGATCTAATTTATTTGAATATGAtttagatttaatttctcaaattcaaacTCTATCCAAACCCAAATCTTGCGTCTAGGTAGGTTctaattttctatattttatatTCAAATCCAAATCCATATTAGATCTTGCttaaacccatatatatat
Coding sequences within it:
- the LOC140013845 gene encoding glycosyl hydrolase 5 family protein-like produces the protein MAKKNSSHFHTFLLWILLFSFAKLSKSLPLSTSSRWILDDKTGSRVKLTCVNWVGHLEPLVVEGLQKKPLPYIVDNVALMGFNCVRLTWATFMFTRENYGNLTVRESLNQLSLDGSVAGIAMNNPQLLDATVVEVQKAVVYELGRKNIMVILDNHVSKPQWCCGGDDGNGFFGDEFFDPKEWLQGLAAVANLYKDAPNVVAMSMRNELRGPRQNTNDWYEYIPQGAAAIHGENPSLLIIVSGLGYETDLSFVKEKPLVLNFTNKLVYEAHWYAFDTPWQIWLSQTNQICAQRSQRFADHSAFVVSSSKPVPLFLSEFGADQRGGNEADNRYLSCLLAFVAEHDLDWALWTLQGSYILRQGVVELEEVYGMFDVNWDHIRNSTLSRRLQLVKQIIWDPKSNNTTHSKLYHPQSGLCAQIGNNGSVRGSDCQSPGRWKQQEAGSSIQLEAEAEGTFGCLRAVGDGQPATVSSDCGNQTTLWKLVSSSQLHIAAQGGYLCLEMNSSDSVVVTRKCLCLDENSNDVPNCAENPEGQWFKLVPTNES
- the LOC113705019 gene encoding glycosyl hydrolase 5 family protein yields the protein MQTLVATVLIFFAVSSHAVPLSTRSRWIIDESTGDRVKLVCANWEGHVSMLPEGLSKSPLDDISRHISLLGFNCIRLTWAVYMYTRHAHVTVAQHLQDLNLTDALAGIQRHNPHLASLTLVDAQKAVIESVASHGVMVILDCQVSKPMWCCNDNDGNGFWGDAYFDPHEWLRALSTVAKRYKDMHMVMAMSLRNELRGPRQNETLWYHWVEEGAKTIHRANPNVLVLVSGLNYDLDFRFLKTKPLKLGIGKKMVYEAHQYAFSDGQDVLWLTKSVNWMCKNMIQDVEDRVGFLFRGRHPAPLFITEFGGEQIGDNTADNYFLTCYISWLAENDLDWALWALQGSYYLRDGKHDPEETYGLFNSSWGPLRNPQFHTKLQLIQRTLIDPRSKVKNYLILYHPQSGYCAKVAENEVRATDCWDASQWSYEGEGTPIRLKGTDLCLTATGDGLPVALTRECLTGQSAWELAQNSQFQLASRDDYGNDLCLEFNPYYSKRIQTSKCIVPEEDDLQNPQGQWFKLIQSNKH